A section of the Dehalobacter sp. DCM genome encodes:
- a CDS encoding response regulator transcription factor encodes MKTKILVIEDEVKIARFLELELTHEGYDVELAHDGRAGYEKALAGKADLIILDLMLPGLSGIEICRRVRKESDIPIIMLTAKDDVSDKVMGLDSGADDYMTKSFAIEELLARIRVILKRRGKKEDQHNILEAGPLRLYKDEYRVSFKESDIALSKKEFELLAYLMENRGIVLSREKILDHVWGYDYFGDTNVTDVYIKYLRNKIDQKYGLQFIHTVRGVGYLFKQPDNNGEQPLSS; translated from the coding sequence ATGAAAACCAAAATCTTGGTTATTGAGGATGAAGTAAAGATTGCCCGTTTCCTGGAACTTGAACTGACACATGAGGGCTATGACGTCGAGCTGGCACACGATGGAAGAGCGGGTTACGAAAAGGCGCTTGCCGGGAAGGCGGATTTGATTATTTTGGATCTCATGCTGCCGGGATTAAGCGGTATAGAAATATGTCGACGTGTCCGAAAGGAATCCGACATTCCGATAATTATGCTGACAGCAAAAGATGATGTCTCCGACAAGGTCATGGGACTTGATAGCGGAGCAGACGACTACATGACAAAATCGTTTGCCATTGAGGAATTACTCGCACGGATCCGGGTCATCTTGAAACGCAGAGGGAAAAAGGAGGATCAGCATAATATTCTGGAGGCTGGACCCCTTAGGTTGTATAAAGATGAATATCGCGTATCGTTCAAGGAGTCAGATATCGCTTTGTCCAAAAAGGAATTCGAGCTTCTCGCCTATTTGATGGAGAACCGGGGTATTGTTCTGTCCCGGGAGAAAATACTTGACCATGTATGGGGATATGACTATTTTGGAGATACGAATGTTACCGACGTCTATATCAAGTATTTACGCAACAAAATTGATCAGAAATATGGACTACAATTTATTCACACGGTAAGAGGCGTTGGATATTTATTTAAACAACCAGATAATAACGGCGAACAACCGCTTTCTTCATGA
- a CDS encoding DUF4342 domain-containing protein, which produces MTISLEQIDEMRKRTNCSYSEAKDLLEKNNGDLISAIVEFEKKHGFKSNAHQKKAEKDTKSFGKKVRELIRKGFATRIIIEKAGSTFLNIPLNILIIAVLITLPIIWIDIAAFVVLYLMGYRIRVRKEQGEDVNVNEFVDEISSKVRDAADKMREKPVTCETQHQEDQPESNQPNTKEEKKEDGYNEITIG; this is translated from the coding sequence ATGACTATCAGTTTGGAACAAATCGATGAGATGAGAAAAAGAACCAATTGCAGTTATTCTGAGGCTAAGGATCTTCTCGAAAAAAATAATGGCGATCTCATCAGTGCGATTGTTGAATTTGAAAAGAAACATGGATTTAAGTCTAATGCACATCAAAAAAAAGCAGAGAAAGATACGAAGAGTTTTGGCAAAAAGGTCAGGGAGCTTATCCGTAAAGGTTTTGCAACCCGGATCATAATTGAAAAGGCTGGAAGTACTTTTCTGAATATTCCGTTGAACATCTTGATCATTGCCGTGTTGATCACGTTGCCGATCATATGGATTGATATCGCAGCATTCGTCGTCCTTTATCTCATGGGATACCGCATCCGTGTCAGAAAGGAACAAGGCGAGGATGTCAATGTCAATGAATTTGTAGACGAAATTAGCAGCAAAGTAAGGGATGCTGCGGACAAGATGCGTGAAAAACCGGTTACCTGCGAAACACAACATCAAGAGGATCAACCTGAATCTAACCAACCCAACACTAAGGAAGAGAAAAAAGAAGACGGATATAATGAAATTACAATCGGATAG
- a CDS encoding MarR family winged helix-turn-helix transcriptional regulator, producing the protein MDKKYSEVDLVKLFFEIFKSFKRNMSKCFVDNGVTMPQGMVLTVLTHHGEMKISELSNAVNLSNSTISGIVDRLEKQELVIRTRSEDDRRIVYVKASPKAESFHKQHHDMIRQNMEKMLSKATPEEIEKIYDGLTVLKKVLNQDT; encoded by the coding sequence TTGGATAAAAAGTACAGCGAGGTGGATTTAGTCAAGCTTTTTTTCGAAATATTTAAGAGTTTCAAGCGAAACATGAGTAAGTGTTTTGTGGATAATGGTGTGACAATGCCGCAAGGAATGGTACTTACTGTCCTTACGCATCATGGCGAGATGAAAATCTCAGAATTAAGCAATGCCGTCAATTTATCGAACAGCACAATTTCCGGTATTGTCGATCGATTGGAAAAACAGGAGCTTGTTATCCGAACTCGGAGTGAGGATGATCGACGGATCGTCTATGTTAAAGCAAGTCCAAAAGCGGAATCATTCCATAAACAACACCATGACATGATACGCCAAAACATGGAGAAGATGCTAAGCAAAGCAACCCCGGAGGAAATTGAGAAAATATATGATGGGCTGACCGTATTAAAAAAAGTATTAAATCAAGATACATGA
- a CDS encoding ABC transporter ATP-binding protein: MLKLFRFLKPYRLMIIGVVIMVFLQSMGDLYLPTLMADIINEGVMNGDTQKILHIGGIMLLVAGAATFCSIIASYLASKSAVGLGTILRSKIFNRVESFSLHEFDKIGTSTLITRTTNDITQIQMVTILILRMMISAPIMAVGGIILALRQDKELTWVLAVSIPLLAIIVAFIASKMIPLFRKIQFKIDKINLVLREKLTGVRVIRAFNTIEFERKRFEAANVDLTNTFIKVNKIMAFMMPSIMLIMNLTSLAILWFGGIRISVGDMSLGALTAFTQYAMQIMFSMLMLAMMFIMVPRSQAAAIRINEVLDTQPEILDARELKDSFLGKGYVEFKDVTFSYHGAEEPAIRNITFAARPGEITAIIGSTGAGKSTLINLIPRFYDVDSGSILIDGVDIREISQENLRRKIGLVPQKAILFSGTIADNIRFGYEQATDEEVSHAAEVAQASEFIDKMDGRYDHKIAQGGLNVSGGQKQRLAIARALVRKPEIYIFDDSFSALDFKTDARLRAALKKEIAESTVLIVAQRVGTVMDADRIIVLDNGRIAGIGTHKDLLKSCDVYHEIVSSQLSEEEIA; the protein is encoded by the coding sequence ATGCTGAAATTATTTCGGTTTTTAAAGCCGTATCGATTAATGATTATCGGTGTCGTCATCATGGTTTTCCTTCAATCCATGGGCGACCTTTATCTGCCGACACTGATGGCGGATATTATCAACGAAGGCGTTATGAACGGAGATACTCAGAAAATCCTGCATATCGGCGGAATTATGCTTCTGGTCGCCGGTGCGGCTACCTTCTGTTCCATAATCGCCAGTTACTTAGCCTCAAAATCAGCCGTGGGATTAGGCACGATTCTGCGCAGTAAGATTTTTAATCGCGTAGAAAGTTTTTCTCTTCATGAATTTGACAAGATTGGCACGTCAACCCTGATTACGCGAACGACGAATGATATTACCCAGATTCAGATGGTGACCATCCTGATTCTGCGTATGATGATCAGCGCACCCATTATGGCCGTCGGCGGCATTATTCTGGCATTGCGTCAGGATAAGGAGTTGACTTGGGTTCTTGCCGTTTCGATTCCCCTTCTGGCAATTATTGTCGCCTTCATCGCGTCGAAAATGATCCCGCTGTTTCGGAAGATCCAATTCAAAATTGACAAAATCAACTTGGTACTGCGGGAAAAGCTGACCGGTGTACGTGTTATTCGAGCTTTTAATACCATCGAGTTTGAAAGAAAACGTTTTGAAGCCGCTAATGTTGATTTAACTAACACCTTTATTAAGGTCAATAAAATTATGGCCTTTATGATGCCGTCCATCATGCTGATTATGAACCTGACCTCACTGGCGATCCTCTGGTTCGGCGGCATCCGCATCAGTGTCGGTGATATGAGCCTTGGTGCCCTGACTGCATTTACACAGTATGCCATGCAGATTATGTTTTCGATGCTGATGCTGGCGATGATGTTTATCATGGTACCCCGCTCCCAGGCTGCGGCTATTCGTATCAATGAAGTACTTGATACCCAACCTGAAATACTTGATGCCAGGGAGCTTAAAGATTCCTTCTTAGGCAAAGGCTATGTCGAATTTAAAGATGTTACCTTCAGTTATCACGGGGCCGAGGAGCCAGCGATTCGGAACATTACATTTGCTGCCAGACCCGGCGAAATTACGGCGATCATCGGCAGTACCGGCGCAGGCAAATCCACGCTTATCAATCTTATTCCTCGTTTTTATGATGTCGACAGCGGCAGTATCCTGATTGACGGAGTGGACATCAGAGAAATTTCCCAGGAAAACCTGCGGCGGAAAATCGGGCTTGTCCCCCAGAAAGCGATTCTTTTTTCTGGGACGATCGCGGACAATATCCGCTTCGGATATGAGCAGGCAACAGATGAAGAAGTCAGCCATGCTGCTGAAGTAGCACAAGCATCCGAATTTATCGACAAAATGGACGGCCGGTATGATCATAAAATCGCTCAAGGCGGTTTAAATGTATCCGGCGGACAGAAACAGCGTCTGGCTATTGCCCGAGCCCTGGTCCGCAAACCGGAAATCTATATTTTCGATGATAGTTTCTCCGCTCTGGACTTTAAAACCGATGCTCGCTTGCGGGCAGCACTGAAAAAAGAAATTGCTGAATCTACCGTTCTAATTGTTGCACAGCGGGTGGGGACTGTTATGGACGCTGATCGGATCATCGTCCTGGATAACGGTCGGATAGCCGGTATCGGCACACACAAAGATTTGCTGAAAAGCTGTGACGTCTATCATGAAATTGTTTCATCCCAGCTGTCTGAGGAGGAAATAGCATGA
- a CDS encoding ABC transporter ATP-binding protein — MPKPADTTSDTATSTDTDSPETITEIDPEMLSTLKAFLQLPMLNTLTDAQQKADVSRQIIELGKKMSANTDSGMTLSDTKENVSFTDDQINNAIDAIAKTNGEYNFHYIGMIALILIAIYLISALFSLIMGLVMSGVSQRTVYDLRREVDNKLPKLPLKYYDMHPYGDILSRVTNDIDTIANTLQQSLTQIITSVITIIGYIIMMLTISPALTLIVIFSLPLYAIATMAIAKKSQKYFAAQQKELGDLSGHVEEMFNGHKIVKAFGKENDAIEQFEAMNSRLFTAGWKAQFVSGIMFPLMNFISNLAYVGICVLGGIWITRSLLGLGDIIAFIQYSRSFTMPIIQTANIANIIQSTVACAERVFEILDEQEEIPDSPEAVTLSAPKGDIQIEHVSFRYKDNVPLIEDMNLNVKSGDTIAIVGPTGAGKTTLVNLLMRFYEINSGKISIDGVDIKDMKRSELRKLFGMVLQDTWLFNGSIRDNIAYSKEDATMDQIVQAAKAAYADHFIRTLPEGYHTILNEEATNISQGQKQLLTIARAILADPAILILDEATSSVDTRTEVLIQKAMVNLMRGRTSFVIAHRLSTIREAEMILVMNNGSIIEVGNHKELLAKGGFYSDLYTSQFAGEDETAV; from the coding sequence ATGCCAAAACCGGCGGATACTACTTCCGACACCGCTACTAGCACTGACACCGACAGTCCCGAGACCATTACGGAGATCGATCCGGAGATGCTCAGTACACTCAAAGCGTTTCTGCAGTTACCGATGCTGAATACGCTTACTGACGCCCAGCAAAAAGCAGATGTCTCCCGGCAGATTATTGAACTTGGCAAGAAGATGTCCGCCAATACCGATTCGGGTATGACACTGTCGGATACGAAAGAGAATGTATCTTTTACAGATGACCAGATTAACAACGCTATCGATGCCATTGCTAAGACCAATGGCGAATATAACTTCCATTATATCGGTATGATCGCCTTGATCCTGATTGCGATATACCTAATCAGTGCCTTGTTCAGTCTGATCATGGGACTCGTGATGTCAGGCGTTTCTCAGCGTACAGTGTACGACTTACGGCGGGAAGTCGATAACAAGCTGCCCAAACTGCCCTTGAAATATTATGATATGCACCCGTATGGCGATATCCTCAGCCGCGTGACCAATGACATCGATACAATTGCCAATACCTTGCAGCAAAGTTTGACCCAAATCATTACCTCTGTCATCACCATTATCGGGTATATCATCATGATGCTGACAATCAGTCCGGCACTCACCCTCATCGTCATTTTTTCCCTGCCGCTCTATGCCATTGCCACCATGGCAATAGCGAAGAAGTCCCAGAAATATTTCGCTGCCCAGCAAAAAGAGCTCGGTGATCTCAGCGGCCATGTTGAGGAAATGTTTAACGGGCATAAGATTGTCAAAGCGTTTGGTAAGGAGAACGATGCCATTGAACAATTTGAAGCGATGAACAGCAGGCTTTTCACGGCCGGCTGGAAAGCCCAATTTGTATCAGGCATCATGTTTCCACTGATGAACTTTATCAGTAATCTGGCTTATGTCGGCATTTGCGTCCTCGGTGGCATCTGGATCACCCGAAGTCTGCTGGGATTGGGTGATATCATTGCCTTCATTCAGTATTCCAGATCCTTTACCATGCCGATCATCCAGACCGCCAATATCGCCAACATTATTCAGTCGACGGTCGCCTGTGCCGAACGTGTTTTTGAAATTTTGGATGAACAGGAAGAGATCCCCGACAGCCCGGAAGCGGTTACCCTCAGTGCGCCTAAAGGCGATATTCAGATCGAACATGTCAGTTTCCGCTATAAAGACAATGTCCCTTTGATCGAGGATATGAATCTGAACGTGAAGTCAGGCGATACCATTGCCATCGTTGGTCCCACCGGCGCCGGGAAAACGACGCTGGTCAACCTCTTGATGCGTTTCTATGAGATCAATTCAGGAAAAATCAGCATTGACGGTGTCGACATTAAGGATATGAAACGCAGCGAGCTGCGTAAGCTGTTCGGAATGGTACTTCAGGACACATGGCTGTTTAACGGGTCTATCCGAGACAATATTGCCTATTCCAAAGAAGATGCAACAATGGATCAAATTGTTCAGGCTGCCAAAGCGGCGTACGCCGACCACTTTATTCGGACTCTTCCAGAAGGGTATCATACGATTCTGAATGAAGAAGCGACGAATATATCCCAAGGACAAAAACAGCTTCTGACAATTGCCCGGGCAATCCTGGCCGATCCGGCGATTCTAATCTTAGACGAAGCGACCAGCAGTGTGGATACCCGTACAGAAGTACTGATCCAAAAAGCGATGGTCAATCTAATGCGAGGCCGTACCAGCTTTGTTATCGCTCATCGTCTTTCTACCATCCGAGAAGCCGAAATGATCCTGGTGATGAATAATGGCAGTATCATTGAGGTGGGCAATCACAAGGAACTTCTGGCTAAGGGCGGTTTTTACAGTGATCTCTACACCAGTCAGTTTGCCGGGGAAGACGAGACTGCTGTTTAA
- a CDS encoding GGDEF domain-containing protein, with protein sequence MIREINKISRDLEALLKERMSNNRKLAASCIIIGILIGVFVFGHLKVMPGTIAGSIILIITLIAPLLFGYIGLFVAFVCSVLAVADPLNIWIRHDNPFFLRELILTATNFFASTIIAVVVEHNWKTQQLLKKLSITDGLTELYNFRYFKQRLDQEMSRAVRSQKPLALCIIDIDYFKQYNDSYGHYSGDEVLKKTAQLLNSTLRKSDIVFRYGGDEFLVIMPDINAHEASGVMERLRKAFSNHEFRFSEANSNECLTLSIGISSFPDLSCDMDELIAQADKALYHVKRKGRNKVESYETVN encoded by the coding sequence ATGATTCGTGAAATAAATAAAATCAGTCGGGATTTGGAGGCATTGCTCAAAGAGCGGATGTCCAATAATCGAAAATTAGCTGCCAGCTGTATCATCATTGGCATTCTCATTGGGGTGTTTGTTTTTGGTCATCTTAAGGTCATGCCGGGGACCATAGCCGGTAGTATAATCTTGATTATCACCTTAATAGCACCGCTTCTTTTTGGATATATTGGCCTTTTTGTCGCTTTCGTCTGCAGCGTTTTGGCCGTGGCGGATCCCTTGAATATCTGGATCAGACATGATAACCCTTTTTTTCTTCGAGAATTGATTTTAACCGCAACGAACTTTTTTGCTTCAACTATTATCGCCGTCGTCGTCGAGCACAATTGGAAAACACAGCAACTGCTTAAAAAGCTATCCATCACGGATGGTCTTACGGAACTGTATAATTTCCGGTATTTTAAGCAAAGACTAGATCAGGAGATGAGCAGAGCCGTAAGGAGTCAAAAGCCTCTGGCCCTCTGTATTATTGATATCGATTACTTTAAGCAGTACAACGATTCGTATGGGCATTATAGCGGCGACGAGGTGTTAAAAAAGACGGCGCAGCTTCTCAATTCAACACTCAGGAAGTCCGATATCGTTTTTCGTTACGGGGGAGACGAGTTCTTAGTCATTATGCCGGATATCAATGCCCATGAAGCCAGTGGGGTCATGGAGCGTTTAAGAAAAGCATTTAGTAATCACGAATTTCGCTTCAGTGAAGCTAATTCCAATGAATGCTTGACGTTATCCATTGGCATATCTTCTTTTCCTGATTTATCATGCGACATGGATGAGCTGATTGCGCAGGCCGACAAGGCCCTGTACCATGTCAAAAGGAAAGGCCGGAATAAGGTTGAAAGTTATGAGACGGTGAACTAA
- a CDS encoding magnesium transporter CorA family protein: protein MEHYVISINGIDKIDSLTDKLIEGGLPRFTLSLFNSAEWSNLAEHLARLPDTDDINHTLDGLPSLLQCTDYRFERLNPSLFLVRYSDFDSNNKEEDIQLFLTRHNITMLKNDWIDIERIADWARRDLLRTPSDLAQLLGMTILDHHQEQLEMLEEEMNQIEEDIMENPHRRQRSQIIQLHKKILGFKKSLNAHGTIFRRLSAMDRYDNGTPSWQDLVAETQQKLENARQTHELIEVLLETYQQANDNRANDIMKVLTLLATILLPINLLTSFFGMNFQHMPLAHSTYALPVFYLISVMIIGAVLILFWKKHWLR from the coding sequence ATGGAACACTATGTTATTTCCATAAACGGGATAGATAAAATAGACTCGCTTACGGATAAGCTGATAGAGGGAGGACTACCCCGTTTTACCCTATCATTGTTCAATAGTGCGGAATGGAGCAATTTAGCCGAACACTTAGCGCGCTTACCAGATACTGATGACATTAACCACACCCTGGATGGGCTGCCTTCTTTGCTGCAATGTACGGACTATCGCTTTGAACGACTAAATCCATCCCTGTTTTTAGTCCGCTACAGTGATTTTGACTCCAATAATAAAGAAGAGGATATACAACTTTTTTTAACGCGGCATAACATCACGATGCTGAAGAACGACTGGATCGACATAGAACGGATAGCGGACTGGGCGCGAAGGGATTTGTTGCGAACACCTTCCGATCTGGCCCAGCTTTTAGGCATGACAATACTTGACCACCATCAAGAACAATTAGAAATGCTGGAAGAGGAAATGAACCAGATCGAAGAAGATATCATGGAAAATCCTCACCGGCGACAAAGAAGCCAAATCATCCAGCTGCATAAAAAAATACTTGGGTTCAAGAAATCGCTCAATGCGCATGGTACTATTTTCCGCAGGCTTTCAGCAATGGACAGGTATGATAACGGCACCCCATCGTGGCAGGACCTTGTCGCCGAAACTCAGCAGAAACTCGAAAATGCCCGTCAGACGCATGAATTGATCGAAGTGCTTTTAGAGACATATCAACAGGCTAATGACAATCGCGCCAATGATATTATGAAAGTACTCACTCTTTTGGCCACGATCCTTCTGCCCATCAATCTGTTAACGTCATTTTTCGGGATGAACTTTCAGCATATGCCATTGGCCCACTCGACCTATGCCTTGCCGGTATTTTATCTTATATCGGTTATGATCATCGGCGCCGTTCTTATTCTTTTCTGGAAAAAACATTGGTTGCGATAA
- a CDS encoding phospho-sugar mutase, which yields MDSEKSYRNTLRLWTEDNYFDALTRQELLAITDPKELEDRFYMDLEFGTAGLRGVLGAGTNRMNRYVIRKVTQGLADMILAYGQQACLRGVVIAYDNRRFSREFALETALVLATNKVKAFLFESLRPTPELSFAVRYLGTIAGVNITASHNPKEYNGYKVYWEDGGQIPPLQAEQIALKMAETTCWEVYPMDENAAREAGLLTIVGPEVDAAYESEIQKTLLSPNLTRTEGKNLKIVFTPLHGTGGIPVQRALQNMGFTSLWTVPEQEQPDPEFATVNSPNPEDPSAFIMALNLAKEKEADLVLATDPDADRVGIYARDRQGAWIRFTGNQIGVILEYYVLSQKNAQGTLPENGVVVKTVASTDLGDAIAMDFGMKAINVHVGFKYIGEQIRKMEEGWGTFLFGFEESHGYLAGTYARDKDAVQAAALLAEAALYFSRIQNKTLPEVLEHIFKRYGTYLDEQVAVTLSGKQGKESIDRIMDRLRVMKPNTLGGLRLEKIEDYQIDTRLWLATGRREMIGLPQANVLRFSFEGGGYVMVRPSGTEPKIRFYFCLKGQTMVEAEAMKERVKAQIFSAVDDLMR from the coding sequence ATGGATTCTGAAAAATCATATAGAAATACCCTGCGTTTATGGACGGAAGATAATTATTTTGACGCACTGACCCGGCAGGAATTATTGGCGATCACCGATCCGAAAGAGTTAGAAGACCGGTTTTATATGGATCTTGAATTTGGTACGGCAGGGTTGCGCGGTGTACTTGGAGCGGGAACGAATCGCATGAATCGCTATGTTATCCGCAAGGTTACTCAGGGGCTTGCGGATATGATCCTGGCCTATGGACAGCAAGCCTGTCTTAGGGGTGTCGTTATCGCATACGATAACAGGCGTTTCTCGCGGGAATTCGCGCTGGAAACCGCGTTGGTCCTTGCAACAAATAAGGTAAAAGCCTTTCTTTTTGAGAGCCTCCGGCCAACGCCGGAACTTTCCTTCGCCGTCAGATATTTAGGAACAATTGCCGGTGTCAATATTACCGCCAGCCACAATCCCAAAGAATACAACGGTTATAAGGTGTATTGGGAAGATGGCGGCCAGATTCCCCCTTTGCAGGCTGAGCAGATTGCCTTGAAAATGGCCGAAACCACGTGTTGGGAAGTATACCCTATGGACGAGAATGCAGCCCGTGAAGCAGGGCTGCTTACAATCGTCGGACCTGAGGTTGACGCTGCTTACGAATCTGAAATTCAAAAGACACTGCTTTCTCCCAATCTTACCCGCACAGAGGGAAAGAATTTAAAGATTGTATTTACACCACTACATGGAACAGGCGGAATACCTGTGCAACGGGCGCTGCAAAATATGGGATTCACCTCACTATGGACTGTTCCAGAACAAGAACAGCCTGATCCGGAGTTTGCGACCGTAAATTCGCCTAATCCCGAAGATCCTTCTGCCTTTATCATGGCTCTGAATTTGGCGAAGGAAAAGGAGGCGGATTTAGTACTGGCTACTGATCCGGATGCTGACAGAGTAGGTATCTATGCGCGAGATAGACAGGGCGCGTGGATTCGATTTACCGGTAATCAAATTGGCGTTATTTTAGAATACTACGTGCTCTCACAGAAAAATGCACAGGGAACGCTGCCGGAGAACGGTGTGGTGGTTAAAACGGTAGCCTCGACAGATCTGGGTGATGCTATCGCCATGGATTTCGGGATGAAAGCGATCAATGTGCATGTGGGGTTCAAATATATCGGTGAACAAATTAGGAAGATGGAAGAAGGATGGGGAACGTTTTTATTTGGCTTTGAAGAGAGCCATGGCTACCTCGCCGGAACGTACGCACGGGATAAAGATGCAGTTCAGGCAGCGGCGCTGCTGGCCGAAGCCGCGCTCTATTTCAGCCGGATCCAGAATAAGACGTTACCGGAGGTTCTGGAGCATATTTTCAAACGCTACGGCACCTATCTTGATGAACAGGTTGCAGTGACGTTATCGGGTAAGCAGGGAAAAGAGTCTATCGATCGGATCATGGACCGTCTGCGAGTGATGAAGCCGAATACACTGGGCGGCCTGCGCTTGGAAAAAATTGAAGACTATCAGATTGATACGCGATTATGGCTGGCAACGGGCAGAAGAGAAATGATTGGTCTTCCTCAGGCAAACGTTCTTAGATTTTCCTTTGAAGGAGGCGGGTACGTAATGGTGCGTCCATCCGGAACGGAGCCTAAGATACGGTTCTATTTCTGCCTTAAGGGACAAACCATGGTGGAAGCCGAAGCGATGAAAGAAAGGGTCAAGGCACAGATATTTTCTGCTGTCGATGACCTGATGCGATAA